A region of Maridesulfovibrio sp. DNA encodes the following proteins:
- a CDS encoding CBS and ACT domain-containing protein: MLVGDWMTEGVLTIQPGAPIFDAMVMMRDAGIRQIPVIEASGLVAGIVSDRDIRDAMPSKFLPGDSAAGNGEGLMSLKVKDIMTHDPYIVSPDTCMEVAAEILLEKKIGGLPVVDEFGLVGIVTEVDVYRFLTTVTGVSKGSSQFAFVLDDTASALEELLNDLWARGVRLSTVFTSYEGVKQGARRVFIWVQKLDDETVESLVLHLKKTYDLRYHVHRGETYKSEF; this comes from the coding sequence ATGTTAGTAGGGGATTGGATGACAGAAGGTGTGCTGACCATTCAGCCTGGAGCACCCATATTTGACGCTATGGTAATGATGCGTGATGCCGGAATCAGACAAATCCCGGTTATCGAGGCTTCCGGATTGGTAGCCGGCATTGTTTCCGACAGGGATATACGTGATGCCATGCCTTCAAAATTCCTTCCGGGTGATAGTGCCGCAGGAAACGGAGAAGGGTTGATGAGCCTGAAAGTCAAGGATATAATGACTCATGACCCGTATATCGTTTCTCCGGACACCTGTATGGAGGTTGCGGCTGAGATTCTTCTGGAAAAAAAAATCGGAGGCCTTCCTGTTGTTGATGAGTTCGGACTTGTTGGAATAGTAACCGAAGTTGATGTTTATCGTTTCCTGACCACAGTGACCGGTGTCAGCAAGGGTAGTTCCCAGTTTGCTTTTGTGCTGGACGATACCGCTTCCGCTCTTGAGGAATTACTCAATGATCTCTGGGCCAGAGGAGTAAGGCTTTCTACTGTTTTTACTTCTTACGAGGGAGTGAAGCAGGGTGCGCGCCGTGTTTTTATTTGGGTTCAGAAACTTGATGACGAAACAGTGGAATCTTTGGTTCTTCACCTTAAGAAAACTTATGATCTCAGATACCATGTTCATCGGGGTGAGACGTACAAAAGTGAATTTTAA
- a CDS encoding methyltransferase domain-containing protein → MKKRIRQCFGKAASSYSEAASVQRIVAGNCAGLCPQGDYNRVLDIGSGVGFLHEELQKRITYGCYVSLDLVSPMLLEQKGAGALLVSADGEELPFSEGCFDLLVSSSAMQWYGESQKSIPQSFCVLKSGGRFAIAIFAEGTLRELAEISARTGFGSVKKLRSCSFYEDVFNNIPGLKVNYAREEHEVFFPSVKHFLKKHKQTGAVASSVDISWGKNKYRRFVEEYEKLYSGGSGIKASYKVFFAYGEKL, encoded by the coding sequence GTGAAAAAGAGAATTCGCCAATGTTTCGGCAAAGCCGCTTCCAGCTATAGTGAGGCTGCTTCTGTGCAGCGTATTGTTGCAGGTAATTGTGCCGGGCTTTGTCCACAGGGGGATTATAACCGCGTTCTGGATATCGGTTCCGGGGTGGGCTTTCTTCATGAGGAACTGCAGAAGCGCATCACTTATGGCTGTTATGTTTCGCTGGATCTGGTCAGCCCAATGCTGCTCGAACAGAAAGGCGCGGGCGCGCTACTTGTTTCGGCGGATGGTGAAGAGCTGCCTTTTTCGGAAGGTTGTTTTGATCTGCTGGTAAGTTCCTCGGCCATGCAGTGGTATGGTGAATCTCAAAAGTCAATTCCGCAAAGTTTTTGTGTTTTGAAATCCGGTGGAAGATTTGCCATTGCGATTTTTGCGGAAGGTACTCTTCGCGAATTGGCTGAAATCAGTGCCAGAACCGGATTCGGTTCAGTCAAGAAATTGCGTTCCTGTTCTTTTTATGAAGATGTTTTTAACAATATTCCAGGACTCAAGGTGAATTACGCACGTGAGGAGCATGAGGTGTTCTTCCCTTCCGTAAAGCACTTCCTGAAAAAACATAAACAGACCGGTGCCGTGGCCTCTAGTGTGGATATTTCCTGGGGCAAGAATAAATATCGCCGGTTTGTTGAAGAATATGAAAAATTATACAGTGGAGGATCAGGCATAAAAGCAAGTTATAAGGTTTTCTTTGCCTATGGTGAGAAATTGTAA
- a CDS encoding 8-amino-7-oxononanoate synthase translates to MTPKSFYRRIEGELADLEKASLFRDIPDVDYGSARELVFRGRNLLNLASNDYLGLANDERLKIAAVGAVEQYGCGSAASRLVTGNFRLYDELECELAEFKEQEASMLFTSGYAANLAIMDSFAGRRTIVFSDKLNHASILDGIRLSGARHVRYRHNDIAHLKKRMESAKDVDSRILVTDTIFSMDGDLARLEEIADLCDFYDTMLVVDEAHAEGVFGSGRGISHERNIADRVDLHMGAFSKGFGSLGGAVSGRKDLISYLRNKGRSFVFSTALSPAVIGANLAALRLIASDSSRGERLLVMSRELKTYLESLGFNCGDSASQIIPVILGDNEKVLAAREKIIGEGVYTAAIRPPTVPDGTARLRISLRADLTDDDLQKIKTAFAKLKTDLT, encoded by the coding sequence ATGACTCCTAAAAGTTTTTATCGCCGTATTGAGGGCGAACTCGCTGATCTTGAAAAGGCTTCCCTGTTCAGGGATATCCCTGATGTCGATTACGGCTCTGCAAGGGAACTTGTTTTTAGGGGCAGGAATCTGCTTAATCTTGCATCCAACGACTACCTCGGGCTTGCGAATGATGAACGACTAAAGATCGCCGCAGTTGGAGCTGTTGAACAATACGGGTGCGGCTCAGCTGCGTCCCGGCTGGTGACCGGCAATTTCCGTTTGTACGATGAGTTGGAATGTGAGTTGGCAGAGTTCAAGGAACAGGAAGCTTCCATGCTTTTTACTTCCGGTTATGCAGCCAATTTGGCTATAATGGACAGTTTTGCCGGGCGCCGTACAATTGTTTTTTCTGACAAATTGAACCATGCCAGCATATTGGATGGTATCAGGCTTTCCGGGGCTCGGCATGTACGGTACCGTCATAATGATATTGCCCATCTGAAGAAGCGGATGGAATCCGCAAAAGATGTTGATTCCAGAATCCTGGTCACGGATACTATTTTCAGTATGGATGGGGATCTTGCCCGTTTGGAAGAGATTGCTGACCTGTGCGATTTTTACGATACCATGCTGGTGGTCGATGAAGCTCATGCCGAAGGGGTTTTCGGGTCCGGCAGGGGCATTTCCCACGAGCGAAATATTGCTGACCGTGTGGATCTGCATATGGGGGCTTTTTCAAAAGGTTTCGGATCTCTCGGCGGTGCTGTGTCCGGACGTAAGGACCTGATTTCCTACCTGCGTAACAAAGGACGGTCTTTTGTTTTCAGTACGGCCCTTTCTCCGGCGGTGATAGGAGCCAACCTTGCTGCCTTACGGCTGATTGCAAGTGATTCCTCACGGGGCGAAAGGCTTTTGGTAATGAGCCGGGAATTGAAAACGTATTTAGAATCTTTGGGCTTTAATTGCGGAGATTCTGCGAGTCAGATTATTCCGGTCATTCTGGGTGACAATGAGAAAGTTCTCGCCGCCCGTGAAAAAATTATTGGGGAAGGGGTGTACACAGCGGCAATTCGTCCTCCAACTGTACCGGATGGTACTGCCCGGCTGCGAATTTCCTTGCGGGCAGATTTAACTGATGATGATTTGCAAAAGATTAAGACCGCATTTGCTAAATTGAAGACGGATCTGACATAA
- a CDS encoding DUF3089 domain-containing protein → MRHNKLTLSILTLGMAFFFCACNLKNTHQLPAEPDYSLDKSWSIKTENITHKIDVFFVHPTTYGPPSNGHLIADLDNQKLNQITDRDTVQWITAAFADSCNIFAPRYRQMNIEVLQKDDQNLQDYLKTPVSDIEAAFKYYLNNLNNGRPFILASHSQGSYVLLTLMRKAPKLMNKSKLVAAYMPGWTFTDKDIADLGLKLSEKPDQTGCLITWNTVGPGGISPTVKKGARCVNPLSWNTETKEFPASMNIKAKIFLNPNKKLLIKNFTAARINDDGALEIPTPNQVVLDQLNMSLGKEVYHRYDYDFFFYNIKENVKQRCAAYLEAHK, encoded by the coding sequence ATGAGACATAACAAATTAACACTCTCTATCCTTACATTAGGGATGGCATTCTTTTTTTGTGCCTGCAACCTCAAAAATACTCACCAGCTTCCCGCTGAACCGGACTATTCTCTCGACAAATCATGGTCCATCAAAACCGAAAATATCACTCATAAAATTGATGTCTTTTTCGTACATCCAACCACCTACGGCCCACCGTCGAACGGCCACTTAATTGCCGATCTCGACAATCAAAAACTTAATCAAATCACAGACAGGGACACTGTGCAGTGGATCACCGCTGCTTTTGCCGACTCATGCAATATTTTTGCTCCACGATACAGGCAAATGAATATCGAAGTATTGCAAAAGGATGACCAGAACCTGCAAGATTATCTGAAAACACCTGTTTCCGATATTGAAGCCGCATTTAAATACTATCTCAACAACCTGAACAATGGGCGACCTTTTATTTTAGCAAGTCATAGTCAGGGATCATACGTGCTGCTGACTCTGATGCGTAAGGCACCAAAGCTGATGAACAAAAGCAAACTTGTTGCCGCTTACATGCCCGGCTGGACATTTACAGACAAAGATATTGCCGACCTCGGACTCAAGCTGAGCGAAAAACCTGACCAGACAGGTTGTCTGATCACGTGGAATACCGTCGGTCCCGGCGGGATATCCCCTACGGTTAAGAAAGGAGCGCGTTGTGTCAACCCACTCTCATGGAACACTGAAACAAAAGAATTTCCGGCCTCAATGAACATCAAGGCCAAAATCTTCCTCAATCCGAATAAGAAACTGCTGATCAAAAACTTCACTGCAGCCCGTATTAATGATGACGGAGCACTGGAAATTCCGACTCCCAACCAAGTAGTGCTGGACCAACTGAATATGTCTCTGGGGAAAGAAGTATACCATCGCTACGATTATGATTTTTTCTTTTACAATATAAAAGAAAATGTGAAGCAACGCTGTGCTGCTTACCTAGAAGCACATAAATAA
- a CDS encoding LamG-like jellyroll fold domain-containing protein: MAFADSSAGYPGATVDADGVHTPAHSVGADNTNQVVSAIPEILVVNGKLVLLDGTTESILKLAILLASGDVIITDQGECVVASVTDDSVDASTTLDIFGDGSCVSCVSFNGNVNDLGSYDDYTFDVSSGYTTGKFGQALNPPAANNEALVSGTNAIPLGEEFTLSIWLKRDATKTSWFFSAESGDDYQTPIVNKNYGVYRADASTLHYMIQGGGVMGSFEDPETEWYHCIWESSTAGSNFYLNGEKKNASPHPHTDVNVLYSIYQLGTTQATPMDQFRVFNRILTAEEKTRLYTETNPVYTTTLVEALPDIPTKAVKQPDLALKVGAGVTGEYLGQEIPLVWGAGSTTSELKFDSTTSLVNNLFVLEGVHNNIEIDGVDHKISGVNEVDNSTPALAGTWEETVSSARNIGSVSGLHLGVKFVAEFNLLESVLFDTLAGNDYVLVGQLYTDVDGSPGSLIAETSSVTLDGSDQYQFAWETAQELTVGASYWIVLEHQSGTGNPAFTTVSDVTGVGSTRGDTISNFTDDQVSGAGEDWWFKLSGSQSEYITTATLENPLTSAPAGTEIVKIPDRCNLTPASYTQALDGEDLKITGAEIELEDNPNLKRLAMSVSGEGGIFKSGKIYTKEKL; this comes from the coding sequence ATGGCCTTTGCTGATTCTTCCGCAGGCTATCCCGGTGCTACTGTTGATGCAGACGGCGTACATACCCCGGCCCATTCAGTCGGTGCGGATAATACGAATCAGGTTGTTAGCGCAATCCCTGAAATTCTGGTTGTCAACGGCAAACTGGTTTTGCTGGACGGCACAACCGAATCCATTCTGAAATTGGCAATACTCCTTGCTTCCGGAGATGTGATTATTACGGATCAGGGAGAGTGTGTTGTTGCAAGTGTCACTGATGATTCTGTAGATGCGTCAACAACTCTTGACATCTTTGGTGATGGGTCGTGTGTATCTTGTGTTTCATTTAATGGGAATGTAAATGATCTTGGATCATACGATGATTATACATTTGATGTTTCCTCTGGGTATACAACTGGTAAGTTTGGACAAGCTCTGAATCCACCAGCAGCCAATAACGAAGCTCTTGTATCTGGCACCAACGCTATACCTCTTGGCGAAGAATTTACATTATCTATCTGGCTGAAAAGGGATGCTACAAAAACCAGTTGGTTTTTTTCCGCGGAGTCTGGTGATGATTACCAAACGCCAATTGTAAATAAAAACTATGGCGTGTACAGAGCAGATGCATCAACTCTCCACTACATGATACAAGGTGGTGGGGTAATGGGGTCTTTTGAGGATCCAGAAACAGAATGGTACCATTGTATTTGGGAATCCTCGACTGCTGGGTCAAATTTTTATCTCAATGGCGAGAAAAAGAATGCAAGCCCCCACCCCCACACTGACGTAAATGTTCTGTATTCTATTTATCAACTAGGGACAACACAAGCTACACCAATGGATCAGTTTCGTGTTTTTAATCGTATTTTGACTGCGGAAGAGAAGACTCGTCTGTATACTGAAACGAATCCAGTTTATACCACAACTCTTGTAGAAGCTCTCCCAGATATCCCTACAAAGGCAGTCAAACAGCCTGACCTTGCACTCAAGGTAGGCGCAGGCGTAACCGGAGAGTATCTGGGTCAGGAAATCCCGTTGGTTTGGGGGGCAGGATCGACTACCTCCGAGCTGAAATTCGATTCCACCACTTCCCTTGTGAATAACCTTTTCGTGCTGGAAGGCGTACATAACAACATTGAAATTGATGGAGTTGACCACAAAATCAGTGGTGTAAATGAGGTTGATAACAGTACCCCAGCGTTAGCGGGAACGTGGGAGGAAACTGTATCAAGCGCAAGGAACATCGGTTCTGTGTCGGGGTTACATTTAGGTGTAAAATTTGTTGCTGAATTTAATCTTCTCGAGAGCGTGCTGTTTGATACGTTAGCAGGTAACGATTACGTTCTTGTAGGACAACTTTATACTGATGTTGATGGAAGCCCCGGAAGTCTAATTGCGGAAACGTCAAGTGTAACGCTTGATGGCTCGGATCAATATCAATTCGCGTGGGAAACCGCACAAGAACTGACGGTGGGTGCCTCTTATTGGATAGTACTGGAACATCAATCAGGAACAGGTAACCCGGCTTTTACTACCGTTTCGGACGTTACTGGTGTTGGTTCCACCAGAGGGGATACAATATCTAATTTTACCGATGATCAGGTCAGCGGTGCAGGGGAAGACTGGTGGTTCAAGCTGAGCGGGTCGCAGTCTGAATACATAACGACCGCAACCCTTGAAAACCCGCTTACGTCCGCACCTGCCGGAACTGAGATTGTAAAAATTCCTGACCGCTGCAATTTAACCCCTGCCAGTTATACCCAAGCATTGGACGGGGAAGACCTCAAAATAACCGGGGCAGAAATTGAGTTGGAGGATAACCCGAATCTCAAGCGGCTGGCTATGTCCGTCAGCGGTGAAGGGGGTATATTTAAATCCGGTAAAATTTATACCAAGGAGAAACTGTAG